A window of the Streptomyces sp. JB150 genome harbors these coding sequences:
- a CDS encoding ATP-binding protein — protein sequence MEAHQLALSLPTTPAAASQARHQAVDAIAGWGWGLGTEVVHAAELLISELVTNAVQYADTGSVALVVRLDEAVLRIEVCDRSPVLPHPALPDAEREGGRGLFLVAALADRYHAEPTENGKRCWAEIDLPSKPSQEVACFLPLQRS from the coding sequence ATGGAAGCGCACCAGCTCGCTCTCTCCCTACCCACGACGCCCGCCGCAGCAAGCCAGGCCCGGCACCAGGCCGTGGACGCTATAGCGGGCTGGGGCTGGGGACTGGGCACCGAAGTGGTGCACGCGGCCGAACTACTGATCAGCGAGCTCGTCACCAACGCGGTCCAGTACGCCGACACCGGATCCGTCGCGCTCGTGGTCCGTCTCGACGAGGCCGTCCTGCGGATCGAGGTCTGCGACAGGAGCCCGGTGCTACCCCACCCGGCTCTGCCCGACGCGGAGCGCGAGGGCGGCCGGGGCCTGTTCCTCGTCGCCGCTCTCGCCGACCGGTACCACGCCGAACCGACCGAGAACGGCAAGCGCTGCTGGGCCGAGATCGACCTGCCCAGCAAACCCAGCCAGGAAGTCGCCTGCTTCCTCCCCCTCCAGAGGAGTTGA